A single window of Drosophila suzukii chromosome 3, CBGP_Dsuzu_IsoJpt1.0, whole genome shotgun sequence DNA harbors:
- the ppk19 gene encoding pickpocket protein 19, translating into MLLYTRELVAPRPKRGLLRFRNKPHGISFKDRLRSAFAHSSIHGMQHVFGERRLWQRCLWLIITLGAGITGFSLYSVLRHRHSEQILVSLIDTTQLPVYHIDFPAVAICPWSHVNWQRAPAALSRFLPANPSAELRETFRQLLVVLELITFSNFNRAKDLAKRNLTSLGFLRMGKIMNFVAYRCDELFVANSCVFDETPYDCCKLFVPEQTEKGHCWVFNSLISEHSRKKQITNKFYPHKLSTAGEESGLKFTINASYPLIKADAEMPFGMNLMIKEPRQWSNQMTYHLYPDTENFVAVHPMVTETSPSTYKMSPSKRRCYFDNEKKPNFQDTLLPYNRENCLVVCLHQVVMRTCNCSTPAFLPPIKGIRECGILDAKCLGNNADIFSYVKMGDQDMYINDSRRGHLCNCPDNCNSRQYTMSLNVRKLDYPKNSTDTLIKAQIYYGQRVMTKIITKLKHTNLDLLANFGGIISLYIGASVMSFIELAIVLGKLMWVLIKEWLTLKNRV; encoded by the exons ATGTTGCTGTACACCAGAGAACTTGTGGCTCCGCGGCCAAAGCGCGGATTACTTCGATTCAGGAACAAGCCACATGGAATATCGTTCAAGGATCGACTGCGAAGCGCCTTCGCCCACTCGTCCATCCATGGAATGCAGCACGTCTTCGGGGAGCGGCGTCTTTGGCAACGCTGCCTGTGGCTAATAATCACCTTGGGAGCGGGTATCACGGGATTTAGTCTGTACTCCGTGCTGCGACATCGCCATAGTGAGCAGATTCTGGTCAGCCTGATAGACACCACCCAGCTGCCAGTGTACCACATTGATTTTCCAGCCGTGGCCATTTGTCCATGGAGCCATGTCAACTGGCAAAGAGCTCCAGCTGCCTTATCCCGATTTTTGCCAGCAAACCCGAGTGCAGAGCTCCGGGAAACATTCCGCCAGCTTCTCGTCGTCCTGGAGCTGATTACTTTTTCCAATTTTAACAGGGCAAAGGATCTGGCCAAGAGGAATCTGACGTCCTTGGGGTTTCTGAGGATGGGGAAGATAATGAACTTCGTGGCCTATCGATGTGATGAGCTGTTTGTCGCCAATTCCTGCGTCTTCGACGAGACTCCTTATGATTGCTGCAAGCTTTTTGTGCCGGAGCAAACGGAGAAGGGTCATTGCTGGGTCTTTAACTCTCTAATTTCGGAGCACTCCCGGAAAAAGCAAATAACCAACAAGTTCTATCCGCACAAGTTGAGCACCGCTGGAGAGGAGTCTGGCCTAAAATTCACTATTAATGCAAGTTATCCTCTCATTAAGGCTGACGCAGAAATGCCCTTTGGAATGAAT CTAATGATCAAGGAACCACGACAGTGGTCGAATCAGATGACCTACCATCTATATCCGGATACGGAGAACTTTGTGGCTGTGCACCCAATGGTCACGGAAACCTCCCCAAGCACGTATAAAATGAGTCCCAGCAAGAGGCGTTGCTACTTTGAT AAcgaaaaaaaaccaaacttcCAGGATACTTTATTGCCCTATAATCGGGAAAATTGTCTGGTTGTATGCCTTCACCAGGTCGTAATGAGAACCTGCAATTGCTCCACGCCAGCTTTTCTGCCGCCCATTA AGGGCATTCGTGAATGCGGAATATTGGATGCAAAATGTCTGGGCAATAATGCCGATATTTTCAGCTATGTGAAAATGGGCGACCAGGATATGTATATTAACGACTCAAGACGGGGACATTTATGTAATTGCCCTGATAACTGCAATTCGCGGCAGTACACAATGTCACTCAATGTGCGCAAATTGGATTA CCCAAAAAACTCCACAGATACATTGATAAAAGCCCAGATTTATTATGGCCAGCGTGTGATGACCAAAATCATAACCAAATTGAAGCACACTAACCTAGATTTACTGGCCAACTTTGGCGGCATCATAAGTCTTTACATAGGGGCCTCCGTCATGAGTTTCATAGAACTTGCGATTGTGCTGGGCAAACTAATGTGGGTACTTATTAAAGAATggcttactttgaaaaatcgTGTATAA
- the Bub3 gene encoding mitotic checkpoint protein BUB3, producing the protein MRPPEFKLNNPPEDLISAVKFGPKSNQYMAASSWDGTLRFYDVPANQMRQKFLQDAPILDCAFMDIVHVVSGSLDNQLRLFDVNTQTESVVGNHEEPIRCVEHAEYVNGILTGSWDKTVKLWDMREKQCVGTFEQNNGKVYSMSVIDEKIVVATSDRKVLIWDLRRMDSYIMKRESSLKYQTRCIRLFPNKEGYVMSSIEGRVAVEYLDHDPEVQRRKFAFKCHRNREQNIEQIYPVNALSFHNVYQTFATGGSDGIVNIWDGFNKKRLCQFHEYDTSISTLNFSSDGSALAIGCSYLDQLTETPATVPHPTIYIRYPTDQETKQK; encoded by the exons ATGCGTCCGCCAGAGTTCAAGCTTAACAATCCGCCGGAGGACCTGATCTCCGCCGTAAAATTTGGTCCCAAATCGAATCAGTACATGGCGGCGTCCTCCTGGGACGGAACACTCAGGTTCTACGATGTGCCGGCGAACCAGATGCGCCAAAAATTCCTGCAGGATGCGCCAATTCTGGACTGTGCCTTTATG GACATAGTGCACGTGGTCAGTGGCTCGTTGGACAACCAACTTCGTCTCTTTGATGTGAACACCCAGACGGAAAGCGTTGTTGGAAACCACGAGGAGCCCATCCGATGTGTGGAGCACGCCGAGTACGTCAATGGCATCCTCACGGGCAGCTGGGACAAGACCGTAAAGCTGTGGGACATGCGGGAGAAGCAATGCGTTGGCACCTTCGAGCAGAACAATGGAAAGGTGTACTCCATGTCTGTGATTGACGAGAAGATCGTGGTGGCCACCTCCGACCGCAAAGTGCTCATCTGGGACCTGCGCAGGATGGACAGCTACATCATGAAGCGGGAGTCCTCGCTAAAGTATCAGACCCGCTGCATCCGCCTGTTCCCCAACAAGGAGGGCTACGTGATGTCCTCCATCGAGGGCCGGGTGGCCGTGGAGTACCTGGATCATGATCCCGAAGTGCAGCGGCGCAAATTCGCCTTCAAGTGCCACCGGAACCGGGAGCAGAACATAGAGCAAATCTACCCGGTGAATGCCCTGAGTTTCCACAATGTCTACCAGACGTTCGCCACTGGCGGTTCCGATGGCATAGTCAACATTTGGGACGGTTTCAACAAGAAACGCCTTTGTCAGTTCCACGAATACGATACCTCCATCTCCACGCTCAACTTTAGTTCCGATGGCAGCGCACTGGCCATCGGCTGCTCCTATTTGGACCAACTGACAGAGACACCGGCCACCGTACCACATCCGACCATCTATATACGCTACCCGACGGATCAGGAAACTAAGCAGAAATAA